In a single window of the Melanotaenia boesemani isolate fMelBoe1 chromosome 22, fMelBoe1.pri, whole genome shotgun sequence genome:
- the slc22a16 gene encoding solute carrier family 22 member 16, translating into MTVERMFDELGHFKRFQACLYFAAVFQAVACGIHYLASVFLVETPNFVCSVPGNITDVLYGNLTAPSLEDILPVFKSGGGPLVVRTAVGEQWELSRCRSAMRINPKDFTYNFIGNKTIKTCDGNFVYDHSEVHQNIVTDWNLVCDKEWLAKLCQPTFMLGVLIGALVFGDIADRVGRVKILMFTSLCQFVLGVAVAFSGNYYFFMVLRFLLATVSSGYLVVVFVYVTEYTGSKVRTWTSMHVHAAFAVGIMVVALTGYLVRVWWIYQIILSTCTSPFLIFCWKFPETPFYLMAKGRYSDTQNLLDTIARFNGIECRLKAEDLMEPEKTENGRALLKQEEDEQPSHPQKKLSILDLFGSWRMAGRTCTVWAIWFIGSLGYYVFSLGSVNLGGNQYINLFLVGAVEFPSYLVGCFAMDRIGRKKTCAPALLLAGVACMLIIVVPVDMEALGVALNMIGKFAVAIAFGLIYLYTCELYPTIIRSLAVGSGSMVCRVGSVVAPFCVYLADVWIYLPQLIVGILAFIIGVLTLMLPETLGKPLTTTLEEAESLGRNFNKKTSAPGNKDVEDGVELNQHEVKA; encoded by the exons ATGACCGTAGAGAGAATGTTCGACGAGCTCGGACATTTCAAAAG ATTCCAGGCATGCCTGTACTTTGCAGCAGTTTTCCAGGCTGTAGCTTGTGGAATCCACTACCTGGCCTCTGTTTTCCTGGTCGAGACTCCTAATTTTGTGTGCAGTGTGCCCGGCAACATCACTGACGTCCTGTATGGCAACTTAACAGCACCCAGTCTGGAAGATATCCTGCCAGTCTTCAAGTCAGGAGGAGGTCCCCTAGTGGTGAGGACAGCTGTAGGCGAGCAATGGGAGCTCAGCCGGTGCCGCAGCGCCATGCGCATCAATCCTAAAGACTTCACATACAACTTTATTGGcaacaaaactataaaaacatgCGATGGGAACTTTGTTTATGACCACTCTGAAGTTCACCAAAACATTGTAACAGACTGGAATTTGGTGTGTGACAAAGAGTGGTTAGCCAAGCTGTGCCAGCCCACATTCATGTTAGGGGTGCTGATTGGAGCGCTGGTGTTTGGGGACATTGCCGACAG AGTGGGCCGTGTCAAGATCCTGATGTTCACCAGCCTCTGCCAGTTTGTACTTGGGGTGGCTGTGGCATTTTCGGGAAACTACTACTTCTTTATGGTGCTTCGCTTTCTGCTCGCCACG GTGTCCAGTGGCTATCTGGTGGTGGTGTTTGTATATGTGACAGAGTACACCGGCAGCAAGGTACGCACATGGACCTCCATGCATGTGCACGCAGCCTTTGCTGTTGGCATCATGGTGGTGGCGCTGACTGGTTACCTTGTTCGAGTATGGTGGATCTACCAGATCATCCTATCCACTTGCACCTCACCCTTCCTGATCTTCTGTTGGAAGTTCCCCGAGACACCCTTCTACTTAATGGCCAAGGGCCGTTACAGTGACACTCAGAACTTGTTGGATACAATAGCACGTTTCAATGGAATTGAATGCAGGCTAAAGGCAGAAGATCTAATGGAGCCAGAGAAGACTGAGAATGGCAGAGCTCTGTTGAAGCAGGAGGAAGACGAGCAGCCATCACATCCCCAGAAGAAGCTGTCAATCCTGGATCTGTTTGGCAGCTGGAGGATGGCGGGTCGCACATGCACAGTTTGGGCCATCTGGTTCATCGGCAGCTTGGGTTATTATGTCTTCTCTTTAGGTTCTGTCAACCTTGGGGGAAACCAGTATATTAACCTCTTTCTTGTTG GTGCAGTGGAGTTCCCGTCTTATCTGGTTGGCTGTTTTGCAATGGACCGGATTGGAAGGAAGAAGACCTGTGCccctgctctgctgctggctggGGTTGCTTGTATGCTCATCATTGTGGTACCAGTT GACATGGAGGCCCTGGGTGTTGCTCTCAATATGATAGGAAAATTTGCTGTTGCAATTGCCTTTGGCCTCATCTACCTGTACACCTGTGAGCTTTACCCAACAATAATCAG GTCTCTGGCAGTAGGTAGTGGCAGTATGGTGTGCCGTGTTGGCAGTGTGGTGGCTCCTTTCTGTGTATACCTTGCTGATGTCTGGATCTATCTACCTCAG CTCATTGTGGGAATCCTGGCATTCATTATTGGAGTACTGACGCTGATGTTGCCCGAGACCCTGGGCAAACCTCTAACAACAACCTTGGAGGAGGCTGAATCTCTCGGCCGTAATTTCAACAAGAAGACATCAGCCCCAGGCAATAAAGACGTTGAGGATGGGGTGGAGCTCAACCAACATGAAGTTAAGGCCTGA